In Salisediminibacterium beveridgei, one DNA window encodes the following:
- the metH gene encoding methionine synthase: MTTQTKPLFTDELKRRILVLDGAMGTMLQNANLTPEQFGGEDYEGCNEYLNVTSPEVIRGIYADYLAAGADIIETNTFGATEIVLDDYDLGHLAYELNKASAEIAVEEAEKASTPDNPRYVAGAMGPTTKSLSVTGGTTFEELAKNYKVQVQGLLDGGVDLLLLETSQDMRNVKAAYTAIEDVFQERGTEVPLIISGTIEPMGTTLAGQTIESFYISLEHMKPTVVGLNCATGPEFMQDHLRSLSELSTGFVHCYPNAGLPDEEGHYHETPQSLAMKLKDFAEKGWLNVVGGCCGTTPEHIRAMKEAVAGYKPRQPAQDIHHTISGIEPLVYDDSLRPILVGERTNVIGSKKFKRLIAEEKFEEASEIARAQVKRGAMVVDVCLADPDRDEMQDMEAFLKYVINKVKVPLMIDSTDETVIERALTYSQGKAIINSINLEDGEERLEAVSPLIRRFGAAVVVGTIDEEGMGVSAERKLAIAKRSYELLTEKYGIAPEDIIFDPLVFPVGTGDEQYIGSAQATVDGIRMIKEAFPRTMTILGVSNVSFGLPPLGREVLNAAFVYHCTRAGLDYAIVNTEKLERYGSVSKEEKELADELLFDTSDDTLAEFTAFYRAKKPQQKVEASKRTLEERLANYIIEGSKEGLYKDLDEALVKYPDPLDIINGPLMDGMDEVGKLFNNNELIVAEVLQSAEAMKAAVAHLEPHMEAKEADDRGKGKILLATVKGDVHDIGKNLVEIILSNNGFQVVNLGIKVTSNELIEAIEREDPDYIGLSGLLVKSTQQMVITANDLRERGVAIPILVGGAALTRKFTETKITKQYNGLVLYAKDAMNGLSIANKLAKPETRDELVAIQHEKQLKLQEAASAEEQEGKAPVQTLAIDPERSEVSRDHKVYQPEDFEPHILKDYRLTHLQPYLNLQTLLGSHLGVNGNVKRKLDSGDERVEELLEKVNALIHRGESEQLLRADGMYQFFPAQANGNDILIYDPADETTVIERFTFPRQEKAPFMCLADFLKPVDSGEMDRVGFLAVTAGKGIRKLAEAAKDSGDYLDSYLVQAVALELAEAFAERVHQQMRDKWGFSDPVDLTMQDRFSARYQGVRVSYGYPACPNLEDQAKLFGLLKPGKIGIQLTDEYMMEPEASVTAMVFSHPEGRYFNV; this comes from the coding sequence ATGACGACACAAACCAAGCCTTTATTTACCGATGAATTAAAGCGGCGGATTCTGGTCCTTGACGGTGCCATGGGGACGATGCTGCAAAACGCCAATCTCACACCGGAGCAGTTCGGCGGGGAGGATTATGAAGGCTGTAATGAATATTTGAATGTGACTTCCCCTGAAGTGATTCGGGGCATTTATGCGGATTATCTCGCCGCAGGGGCGGATATTATTGAAACGAATACGTTTGGGGCAACGGAAATCGTACTCGATGATTACGATCTTGGACATCTCGCCTATGAACTTAATAAAGCTTCGGCTGAAATTGCCGTGGAAGAAGCGGAGAAGGCCAGTACGCCGGACAATCCCCGCTACGTGGCAGGTGCCATGGGGCCGACGACGAAGTCGCTGTCGGTTACTGGCGGAACGACGTTTGAAGAACTGGCGAAGAACTACAAGGTTCAGGTCCAGGGACTTCTGGACGGTGGCGTGGATCTTCTTTTACTGGAGACGAGCCAGGATATGCGTAACGTAAAAGCGGCGTATACGGCCATTGAAGACGTGTTTCAGGAACGCGGGACAGAGGTGCCCCTGATTATATCGGGTACGATTGAACCGATGGGGACGACCCTTGCCGGGCAGACCATCGAGTCTTTTTACATTTCACTGGAGCACATGAAACCGACGGTCGTGGGCCTGAACTGTGCCACAGGACCGGAATTTATGCAGGATCATCTGCGCTCCCTTTCAGAATTATCCACGGGATTTGTCCACTGTTACCCGAATGCGGGGCTTCCTGATGAAGAAGGCCATTATCATGAAACCCCGCAGTCTCTTGCGATGAAACTGAAGGACTTTGCCGAGAAGGGCTGGCTGAACGTCGTTGGCGGCTGTTGCGGGACCACACCGGAACATATCCGGGCAATGAAGGAAGCGGTGGCAGGCTACAAGCCCCGACAGCCGGCACAAGACATTCATCACACCATCTCCGGCATCGAACCCCTCGTCTATGATGATTCCCTGCGCCCAATTCTGGTCGGTGAGCGGACGAACGTTATCGGCAGTAAAAAGTTCAAACGGCTGATTGCGGAAGAAAAATTCGAAGAAGCTTCTGAAATTGCCAGAGCACAGGTGAAGCGCGGGGCCATGGTTGTTGACGTCTGTCTGGCAGACCCGGACAGAGATGAAATGCAGGACATGGAAGCCTTTTTGAAGTATGTCATCAATAAAGTAAAGGTTCCCCTCATGATCGATTCCACGGATGAAACGGTTATTGAGCGGGCACTGACGTATTCACAGGGGAAAGCGATCATCAACTCCATCAACCTTGAAGACGGAGAAGAACGTCTCGAAGCCGTCTCTCCATTGATCCGCCGTTTCGGGGCTGCCGTGGTTGTCGGAACCATCGACGAAGAAGGGATGGGCGTTTCCGCTGAGCGGAAACTGGCCATTGCGAAACGCTCCTATGAACTATTAACGGAAAAGTATGGCATTGCCCCGGAGGACATCATTTTTGATCCGCTGGTTTTCCCGGTGGGAACCGGGGATGAACAGTATATCGGTTCCGCCCAGGCCACTGTGGATGGCATCCGCATGATTAAGGAAGCCTTCCCGAGAACGATGACGATCCTTGGAGTCAGTAATGTGTCCTTTGGTCTTCCGCCACTGGGGCGGGAAGTTTTGAATGCAGCGTTTGTCTATCACTGCACCCGGGCAGGTCTCGATTACGCCATCGTGAATACCGAGAAATTGGAGCGCTACGGTTCTGTCTCCAAAGAGGAAAAGGAACTGGCGGATGAGCTCTTGTTTGACACTTCTGATGATACGCTGGCGGAATTCACGGCCTTTTACCGGGCGAAAAAACCCCAGCAGAAAGTGGAAGCGTCGAAACGGACACTGGAAGAGCGTCTCGCCAATTACATCATCGAGGGTTCAAAAGAAGGCCTCTATAAAGACCTGGATGAAGCACTGGTCAAGTATCCCGATCCTTTGGACATCATCAACGGGCCGTTGATGGACGGGATGGATGAAGTAGGGAAACTTTTTAACAACAATGAACTGATTGTGGCGGAGGTGCTCCAGTCCGCAGAAGCGATGAAAGCGGCCGTTGCGCACCTTGAGCCGCATATGGAAGCGAAAGAAGCCGATGACCGGGGAAAAGGAAAAATCCTTCTCGCCACGGTCAAAGGGGATGTCCACGATATCGGGAAGAACCTCGTGGAGATCATCCTCAGTAACAACGGTTTTCAGGTTGTGAATTTAGGCATTAAAGTCACGTCCAATGAACTGATCGAGGCCATCGAACGTGAAGACCCGGATTACATCGGGCTTTCCGGTCTGCTGGTGAAATCCACCCAACAGATGGTGATTACAGCCAACGACCTGAGAGAGCGGGGTGTGGCTATTCCGATCCTGGTCGGTGGTGCCGCATTGACCCGAAAGTTTACCGAGACAAAAATCACCAAACAATACAACGGACTGGTCCTCTATGCCAAAGACGCCATGAACGGTTTGTCCATTGCGAACAAGCTGGCGAAACCTGAAACCCGGGATGAACTGGTGGCGATACAGCATGAGAAACAGCTGAAGCTGCAAGAAGCCGCCAGTGCAGAAGAACAGGAAGGGAAGGCGCCGGTTCAGACCCTGGCCATTGACCCGGAGCGTTCCGAAGTCAGCCGGGACCATAAAGTCTATCAGCCCGAAGACTTCGAACCCCATATTCTGAAGGATTACCGTCTGACACATCTGCAGCCTTATCTGAATCTGCAGACACTCCTCGGCAGTCATCTGGGTGTGAACGGCAACGTAAAACGAAAGCTGGACAGTGGCGATGAACGAGTAGAGGAGCTGCTGGAAAAAGTGAACGCGCTGATTCACCGCGGGGAATCAGAACAGCTGTTAAGAGCCGACGGGATGTATCAGTTCTTCCCGGCCCAGGCGAACGGAAATGATATCCTGATTTACGACCCGGCGGATGAAACGACTGTGATTGAACGTTTTACGTTTCCCCGTCAGGAAAAGGCACCGTTTATGTGTCTGGCAGACTTCCTGAAGCCTGTGGACAGCGGTGAAATGGACCGGGTTGGGTTCCTGGCCGTTACTGCCGGGAAAGGCATTCGCAAGCTCGCCGAAGCCGCCAAGGACAGTGGTGATTACTTGGACAGCTATCTTGTCCAGGCGGTGGCTCTGGAACTTGCCGAAGCTTTCGCAGAACGGGTGCACCAGCAGATGCGCGACAAATGGGGCTTTTCGGATCCGGTGGATCTGACGATGCAGGACCGGTTTTCCGCACGCTATCAGGGGGTTCGTGTCAGTTACGGTTATCCCGCATGCCCGAATCTCGAGGATCAGGCAAAACTCTTCGGTCTCTTAAAGCCCGGGAAAATCGGGATTCAGCTGACCGACGAATATATGATGGAGCCGGAAGCCAGCGTGACAGCCATGGTCTTCTCCCACCCGGAAGGACGCTATTTTAACGTGTAG
- a CDS encoding manganese-dependent inorganic pyrophosphatase: MSEGKVLIFGHKNPDTDTICSALVYADLKKKLGKNVEAVRLGEVGAETQFALDQFGVSAPRMMEHVADEADQVILVDHNERQQSAEDIDQVQVIEVIDHHRIANFETESPLYFRAEPVGCTATILNKMYKESGVEVSKEMAGLMLSAIISDSLLFKSPTCTEEDVDAAKELAPLAGVDLDQYGLDMLKAGADMASKTPEQLITMDAKEFSMGEIKAVIGQVNVIDAKDVLDRQKLVEDAMQKEVDSRGLGLYLLAVTDILNSNSIVLAVGEQVSAVEEAFGVSFENGQALLEGVVSRKKQVVPPLQSVLG; this comes from the coding sequence ATGAGTGAAGGAAAAGTGTTGATTTTCGGGCATAAGAACCCGGATACAGATACGATTTGTTCAGCGCTGGTATACGCTGACTTGAAAAAGAAACTGGGCAAAAACGTGGAAGCCGTTCGTTTGGGTGAAGTCGGGGCGGAAACACAGTTTGCCCTCGATCAGTTTGGCGTCAGTGCACCACGCATGATGGAACACGTCGCGGATGAGGCGGATCAGGTGATTCTCGTGGATCATAACGAACGCCAGCAAAGTGCGGAAGATATCGACCAGGTACAGGTAATTGAAGTCATTGATCACCACCGCATTGCCAATTTCGAAACGGAAAGCCCGCTCTATTTCCGGGCAGAACCTGTCGGCTGCACAGCAACGATCCTGAATAAAATGTATAAGGAGAGCGGTGTGGAAGTGTCCAAAGAGATGGCAGGGCTGATGCTGTCTGCGATCATTTCCGACTCTCTTCTCTTCAAATCGCCAACGTGCACGGAAGAAGACGTGGATGCGGCAAAAGAACTGGCACCGCTGGCAGGTGTTGATCTGGATCAATACGGTCTGGATATGCTCAAAGCCGGTGCGGATATGGCCAGCAAAACACCGGAACAGCTGATCACGATGGACGCCAAGGAATTTTCCATGGGCGAGATCAAGGCAGTCATCGGTCAGGTGAACGTCATTGATGCGAAAGATGTCCTCGATCGTCAGAAACTCGTGGAAGACGCCATGCAAAAAGAAGTGGACAGCCGTGGACTGGGGCTTTATCTGCTGGCAGTCACAGATATCCTGAACAGCAATTCGATCGTTCTTGCTGTGGGCGAACAGGTTTCCGCAGTGGAAGAAGCATTTGGTGTTAGTTTTGAGAACGGACAAGCATTACTTGAGGGTGTTGTTTCCCGCAAGAAGCAGGTGGTTCCGCCACTGCAAAGCGTCTTGGGATAA